One stretch of Campylobacter sp. CCS1377 DNA includes these proteins:
- the fliW gene encoding flagellar assembly protein FliW, producing the protein MTLTVKCPILGFEETKTMELSIIDEVFVRLKSLDGKDFSFVMMSPYLIRPDYEFDIPTYYQELLELTPETKMQVYTIVAINKTIEESTVNFLAPIVINLENNSLTQVILDTVTYPNFFQADQISNYIKN; encoded by the coding sequence ATGACCTTAACTGTTAAGTGTCCTATTTTGGGTTTTGAGGAAACAAAAACAATGGAACTTTCAATTATTGATGAAGTATTTGTTAGACTTAAAAGTTTAGATGGTAAAGATTTTTCTTTTGTAATGATGAGTCCTTATTTAATTAGACCAGATTACGAATTTGATATTCCTACCTATTATCAGGAATTACTTGAACTAACTCCAGAAACAAAAATGCAAGTATATACCATAGTTGCAATTAATAAAACTATAGAAGAATCCACTGTAAATTTCTTAGCTCCTATTGTAATCAACTTAGAAAATAATAGTTTAACACAAGTTATTTTAGACACAGTTACTTATCCAAATTTTTTCCAAGCGGATCAAATTTCTAATTATATTAAAAACTAA